A single region of the Gossypium arboreum isolate Shixiya-1 chromosome 12, ASM2569848v2, whole genome shotgun sequence genome encodes:
- the LOC108477777 gene encoding uncharacterized protein LOC108477777: MRVTIVAWGREIAMEIGFQEPVLAIKGKLEQFLGIPVGSQTLSVSGWELVDGLDMEDYPIITHGTKIDLIMKPLSHPFNHCSKMQIIVKFSAKQIAIEVDRSETVSSLKEKIHIVDGTPIKRMSLFFSGIELADDFRNLSEYGISEYSEIIVFLKTMSRLREDPPTRKLNIVVQMSSSLLNAAAITFEMRDCSTVNDLRELLLSRKILPQDDYLFIHKQRIMRENCSLKWHGVENGDYLYVFRGTVSRSGC; the protein is encoded by the coding sequence ATGAGAGTAACCATTGTTGCCTGGGGACGAGAAATCGCCATGGAAATCGGTTTCCAGGAACCTGTGTTAGCGATCAAAGGGAAGTTAGAACAGTTTCTGGGAATTCCAGTAGGATCGCAAACACTTTCTGTATCCGGTTGGGAGCTTGTTGATGGATTAGACATGGAGGATTACCCGATCATCACTCACGGTACAAAAATCGACCTTATCATGAAACCGCTTTCGCATCCCTTTAACCATTGCAGTAAAATGCAAATCATTGTAAAATTTTCAGCTAAACAGATTGCCATTGAAGTTGATAGAAGCGAAACAGTTAGCAGCTTAAAAGAAAAAATCCACATTGTGGATGGCACACCGATTAAAAGAATGTCACTGTTTTTCTCCGGAATAGAATTGGCAGATGATTTCCGAAACCTGAGTGAATATGGGATTTCTGAATACTCAGAAATCATTGTTTTCTTGAAAACTATGAGCCGTTTAAGGGAAGACCCTCCAACAAGGAAGCTAAATATAGTGGTCCAAATGTCTTCGAGCCTGCTAAATGCGGCTGCCATTACATTCGAAATGAGGGATTGTAGCACTGTTAATGATTTGAGAGAGTTATTGCTGAGCAGAAAAATTCTTCCCCAAGATGATTATTTGTTCATACACAAGCAAAGGATCATGCGTGAGAATTGTAGCTTAAAGTGGCATGGTGTTGAAAATGGGGATTACCTCTATGTATTTAGAGGCACTGTTAGTCGTAGTGGATGTTGA
- the LOC108477379 gene encoding MYB-like transcription factor ETC1, whose amino-acid sequence MADMDGSSVDSKEESSEDSKLDFSEDEETLIIRMFNLVGERWSLIAGRIPGRTAEEIQKYWASRFSYNNPMPNLS is encoded by the exons ATGGCTGACATGGATGGTTCTTCTGTTGATTCTAAAG AGGAATCCAGTGAAGATTCCAAGCTTGACTTCTCAGAAGATGAGGAAACCCTCATTATTAGAATGTTCAATTTGGTTGGAGAAAG GTGGTCTTTGATAGCAGGGAGAATCCCTGGAAGAACAGCTGAGGAGATTCAGAAGTATTGGGCTTCTAGATTCTCTTACAATAATCCAATGCCCAATCTGAGTTAG